Proteins co-encoded in one Paracrocinitomix mangrovi genomic window:
- a CDS encoding TonB-dependent receptor plug domain-containing protein, which translates to MKKLVVFCTLMLCYQFGFGQVLTIRDQETTEPLELVSLISYKPSIVEQTNARGQVDISAFEGAERIEIVLLGYKKEVKSYEELANSTLELSLIPLAFSTDAVVVSASKWSQNLKDIPNKIVTINPIDVSIKNPQTTADLLASTGQVFVQKSQLGGGSPMIRGFATNRLLYVVDGIRMNTAIFRGGNIQNVISIDPFALERSEILFGPGSVIYGSDAIGAVMSFQTLIPELSLTDDPLVNGKALMRYSSASNEKTGHFDINVGWKKWALLTNFSANDFGDVKMGSYGPDEYLRPFYVKRQDSMDVIVTNDDPRVQSPSGYQQMNFMQKVRFKPNRKWTFDYGFHYSETSDYARYDRHIRYKNGLPRYGEWNYGPQKWMMNLLSIVHQGNNPVYDKMDIRIAQQSFEESRISRDFNDPMRERRVENVYAFSANADFNKAIGKNNQLFYGVEYVQNEVVSRGVNEDISTGIKTPGASRYPQAMWYSMGAYISDQHKINGKFTLNGGIRYNQYIIEAEFDTNFYPFPYTSASLNNGALTGNLGLIYRPTEKWKINLNLSTGFRSPNVDDMGKVFDSEPGTVVVPNPDLKAEYAYNAEIGVSKTFGDFLQIDVTGFYTVLQNALVRRDFTLNGMDSIMYDGELSKVEAIQNAAVATVYGVNASVILETKRGFGLTSHFNWQMGEEELDDGSVSPSRHAAPWFGITSLNYTYKKLMVQFYAQYSGEKTYEQLPISEQAKDYIYAIDANGNPYSPAWYTVNFKANYQFTENLTVSSGIENITDQRYRPYSSGIVSPGRNFILSLKVKF; encoded by the coding sequence ATGAAGAAATTAGTCGTCTTCTGTACATTAATGCTGTGCTATCAATTTGGATTTGGGCAAGTGTTAACTATCAGAGACCAGGAAACTACAGAACCGTTAGAATTGGTTTCCTTAATAAGTTATAAACCCAGTATTGTAGAACAAACCAATGCAAGAGGTCAAGTTGACATTTCTGCCTTTGAAGGTGCAGAACGCATTGAAATAGTTCTTCTGGGATACAAAAAAGAAGTAAAAAGTTATGAAGAGTTGGCCAATTCAACGCTGGAATTGTCCTTAATCCCTCTTGCCTTTTCTACTGATGCTGTTGTGGTATCTGCTTCAAAGTGGAGTCAAAATTTAAAGGATATCCCTAACAAAATTGTGACCATAAATCCAATTGATGTCAGTATAAAAAATCCACAAACTACTGCTGATCTACTGGCTAGTACAGGTCAGGTTTTTGTTCAAAAAAGTCAATTAGGTGGAGGAAGTCCAATGATAAGGGGATTTGCTACCAACCGCTTACTTTATGTGGTAGATGGAATAAGAATGAATACAGCCATATTCAGAGGAGGAAACATTCAAAACGTTATTTCCATTGATCCGTTTGCATTGGAAAGATCAGAGATCTTATTTGGACCCGGATCTGTAATATATGGAAGTGATGCAATTGGAGCCGTAATGAGTTTTCAAACACTTATTCCTGAATTATCATTAACTGATGATCCATTGGTAAACGGAAAAGCACTTATGCGTTATTCATCCGCAAGTAATGAAAAAACGGGACATTTTGATATCAACGTAGGTTGGAAAAAATGGGCATTATTGACCAACTTTTCAGCCAATGATTTTGGAGATGTTAAAATGGGATCATACGGACCAGATGAATATTTACGTCCATTTTATGTGAAACGTCAAGACAGCATGGATGTGATTGTTACAAATGATGATCCACGTGTACAAAGTCCTTCAGGGTATCAACAGATGAATTTCATGCAAAAAGTGAGATTTAAACCCAACCGTAAATGGACTTTTGATTATGGATTCCATTATTCAGAGACCTCTGACTATGCCAGATACGACAGACACATCCGCTACAAAAATGGTTTACCAAGATATGGTGAATGGAATTATGGACCACAGAAATGGATGATGAATCTTTTGAGTATTGTACATCAAGGAAATAATCCCGTGTATGATAAAATGGACATCCGTATCGCTCAACAATCCTTTGAAGAGAGTAGAATTAGTAGGGATTTCAATGATCCAATGAGAGAACGCAGAGTGGAGAATGTATACGCTTTTTCTGCCAATGCAGATTTTAACAAAGCAATTGGAAAAAATAATCAATTGTTTTATGGAGTTGAATACGTTCAAAATGAAGTTGTTTCAAGAGGTGTAAATGAAGATATCTCTACAGGAATTAAAACTCCAGGTGCTAGTAGATATCCTCAAGCAATGTGGTATTCAATGGGAGCATATATTTCTGATCAGCATAAAATCAATGGTAAGTTCACATTGAATGGAGGAATCAGATACAATCAATACATCATTGAAGCTGAATTTGACACTAACTTCTACCCTTTTCCTTATACTAGTGCGAGCTTGAATAATGGAGCTTTAACAGGAAATTTGGGATTAATTTACAGACCTACCGAAAAGTGGAAGATTAATTTGAATCTTTCTACCGGATTTAGATCTCCAAATGTTGATGACATGGGAAAAGTGTTTGATTCTGAACCGGGAACAGTCGTTGTTCCAAATCCTGATTTAAAGGCTGAATATGCTTATAATGCTGAAATTGGCGTAAGTAAAACTTTTGGTGATTTTCTGCAGATAGATGTTACCGGATTTTACACTGTACTTCAAAATGCATTGGTTCGCAGAGACTTTACACTAAACGGAATGGACAGCATAATGTATGATGGGGAATTAAGTAAAGTTGAAGCTATTCAAAATGCTGCTGTGGCTACAGTTTATGGTGTAAATGCTTCGGTAATTTTAGAAACTAAAAGAGGTTTTGGACTTACATCCCATTTTAACTGGCAAATGGGTGAAGAAGAATTAGATGACGGAAGTGTTAGTCCTTCAAGACATGCTGCGCCTTGGTTCGGAATTACATCTTTGAATTACACTTATAAAAAGTTGATGGTTCAGTTTTATGCGCAATATAGCGGAGAAAAAACATATGAACAATTACCAATTTCAGAGCAGGCCAAAGATTACATCTACGCAATTGATGCTAATGGCAATCCTTATTCGCCTGCATGGTACACAGTTAACTTTAAAGCAAATTATCAGTTCACAGAAAATCTTACCGTAAGTTCTGGTATTGAAAATATTACAGATCAAAGGTATAGACCATATAGTTCGGGAATTGTTTCACCCGGCAGAAACTTCATCTTATCACTAAAGGTGAAATTCTAA